A single Paenibacillus sp. FSL R5-0517 DNA region contains:
- a CDS encoding sugar kinase: MSTSPNPSPEIITFGESMGLLTAKDTRGLEYAATLDKSFGGAESNLAIGVSRLGHSSGWFGRLGNDPIGNMILKAIRGEGVDVSRARLSDHEPTGLMIRENASGKASVHYYRKLSAASAITPDDLDPAYIAGAKILHVTGITAAISSSGLETVEAAIHIAKQAGVKVSFDPNLRLKLWSAVEARSVLLRLAELADYFLPGLDEMKLLYNEENDQKVLERLSAMNAVCIVKGGPDLTYVLANGTLTEVPYFKADHVLDTVGAGDGFCAGFLSGLLKGYSPQEATRLGNLTGSMVIQAVGDWEALPTWGQVEAKLNNVAHVER; encoded by the coding sequence ATGTCAACGAGTCCCAATCCAAGCCCGGAAATTATTACGTTTGGGGAAAGTATGGGTTTGCTGACTGCCAAAGATACAAGAGGGCTGGAATATGCAGCCACACTGGACAAGTCGTTTGGGGGTGCCGAGAGCAATCTGGCTATTGGTGTATCCCGGCTCGGGCATTCCAGTGGCTGGTTTGGACGTTTGGGCAATGATCCGATCGGCAACATGATTCTGAAAGCCATTCGCGGTGAAGGTGTAGATGTATCACGTGCAAGGTTAAGTGATCACGAGCCCACTGGTTTGATGATTCGTGAGAACGCTTCCGGGAAAGCCTCGGTACATTATTATAGGAAGCTTTCGGCAGCAAGTGCGATTACACCAGATGATCTGGATCCCGCATATATTGCCGGAGCTAAGATATTGCACGTTACAGGTATTACAGCGGCCATTAGTTCGTCTGGACTTGAAACGGTAGAAGCTGCCATACATATTGCCAAACAGGCAGGTGTGAAAGTAAGCTTTGATCCAAATCTGCGTCTCAAACTGTGGTCAGCGGTTGAGGCCCGTTCGGTTTTACTGCGTCTGGCTGAACTGGCGGACTACTTTTTACCGGGTCTGGATGAGATGAAACTTCTATACAACGAAGAAAATGATCAAAAAGTACTTGAGCGTTTATCTGCCATGAATGCTGTGTGCATCGTGAAGGGTGGCCCTGATTTGACCTACGTATTGGCGAATGGTACCCTAACGGAAGTTCCGTACTTTAAGGCGGATCATGTTCTGGATACGGTAGGAGCAGGAGACGGATTCTGCGCGGGATTTTTATCAGGTCTATTAAAAGGATACTCCCCGCAGGAAGCAACTCGTCTCGGCAATTTGACCGGTTCCATGGTTATACAGGCTGTTGGCGATTGGGAGGCGCTCCCGACGTGGGGGCAGGTCGAGGCCAAGCTGAACAACGTTGCCCATGTTGAGCGCTAG
- a CDS encoding fucose 4-O-acetylase, whose amino-acid sequence MKNQTLIQDDQESFFYNLRFMLIVCVLAGNALEPLITRFAGAEALFLWIYTFHMPLFVWVTGYFATHSLQGASGRNVLKQIALQYVLFQSLYALMDFTVFHTPHMRLSFFAPYLLLWFLASHFCWRLLLRLTISWKPIYRLIGSIALGVIAGYFPIDGFWLSFSRTFVFLPFFVIGYDYGASIRSRLLSGWGRRTAAVLSAALLVWIGYGGLNITSGWLLGSMTYAELGHHEWYAGIFRLGIYLLEIGSAALFLAWVPSLTSRLTDLGKRTLYVFLLHGFLVRLAIWSGVYSYMGSSAYIPVILVIALLFAVTLALPAVRHTFKPLIEPDISRFSFNRHEVFKRSA is encoded by the coding sequence ATGAAAAATCAGACACTGATCCAGGATGATCAGGAATCTTTCTTTTACAATCTGCGCTTTATGCTTATCGTCTGTGTCCTTGCCGGTAATGCACTGGAACCACTCATCACACGCTTTGCAGGAGCAGAAGCTCTGTTCTTATGGATATATACGTTTCACATGCCACTCTTTGTATGGGTGACCGGGTATTTTGCGACACACTCACTTCAAGGGGCCTCGGGGCGAAACGTCCTGAAACAGATTGCCTTGCAATATGTGCTATTTCAGTCCTTATACGCATTAATGGACTTTACTGTGTTCCACACACCTCATATGCGGCTATCCTTCTTTGCACCTTATTTGCTGTTATGGTTTCTCGCGAGTCATTTCTGTTGGCGACTGTTGCTTCGTCTGACGATTTCATGGAAACCGATATATCGGCTGATTGGATCGATTGCGCTCGGTGTCATTGCCGGGTATTTTCCCATCGACGGATTCTGGCTCAGCTTCAGCCGTACGTTTGTGTTCCTGCCGTTCTTTGTCATCGGTTATGACTATGGGGCATCCATCCGTTCTCGTTTATTATCCGGTTGGGGGCGAAGAACCGCAGCCGTCCTCTCCGCTGCATTGTTGGTATGGATCGGGTATGGCGGTTTAAATATTACATCGGGATGGTTACTCGGCAGCATGACTTACGCCGAATTGGGCCATCACGAATGGTATGCCGGCATCTTCCGACTTGGCATCTATTTGCTGGAAATCGGATCGGCAGCACTATTCTTGGCCTGGGTACCCTCCTTGACTTCCAGACTGACGGACCTTGGAAAACGCACACTCTATGTATTCCTGCTGCATGGTTTTCTCGTTCGTCTCGCAATCTGGTCTGGAGTCTACAGTTATATGGGAAGCTCGGCGTATATTCCAGTCATACTTGTCATCGCCTTACTCTTCGCAGTCACATTGGCTCTGCCGGCTGTTCGCCACACGTTCAAACCCTTGATCGAACCGGATATATCCCGCTTTTCTTTCAATCGACATGAGGTGTTTAAACGGTCGGCCTAA
- the ilvD gene encoding dihydroxy-acid dehydratase, producing the protein MSAKKMRSDMIKKGFDRAPHRSLLRAAGVKEEDFGKPFIAVCNSYIDIVPGHVHLQEFGKIVKDAIREAGGVPFEFNTIGVDDGIAMGHIGMRYSLPSRDIIADSVETVVSAHWFDGMVCIPNCDKITPGMMMGALRCNIPTVFVSGGPMKAGRDSNGKALSLTSVFEGVGAYQAGKIDDKSLLELEQFGCPTCGSCSGMFTANSMNCLAEAMGLAMPGNGTILAVAPERREFVKQSAKQLMELIKMDLKPRDIVTVEAIDNAFALDMAMGGSTNTVLHTLALAHEAGIEYPIERINEVANRVPHLAKLAPASDLHIEDVHNAGGVSAVLNELLKKPGAIHGDCITVTGKTIRENVEGKEIQDTNVIHHLDNPHSEKGGLAVLFGNLAPQGAIIKVGAVDASVGGYHKGPAICFDSQEQALEGIANGKVKEGHVVVIRYEGPKGGPGMPEMLAPTSQIVGMGLGAKVGLITDGRFSGASRGISIGHISPEAAEGGPIAFVEEGDIIELDLNNRIIELHISDEEFERRRAGWKGFEPKVKTGYLARYSKLVTNASNGGVLSI; encoded by the coding sequence ATGTCAGCCAAGAAGATGCGTTCCGATATGATCAAAAAAGGTTTTGACCGTGCACCGCACCGGAGTTTGCTCCGCGCAGCGGGCGTTAAAGAAGAGGATTTCGGCAAGCCATTTATTGCCGTATGTAACTCTTACATCGATATCGTGCCCGGCCACGTCCACCTTCAGGAATTCGGTAAAATTGTAAAGGATGCTATTCGTGAAGCCGGTGGCGTTCCATTCGAATTTAACACCATCGGGGTAGATGACGGAATTGCCATGGGACACATTGGTATGCGTTACTCGCTGCCAAGCCGTGACATTATCGCGGACTCCGTGGAAACCGTTGTATCTGCTCACTGGTTCGACGGCATGGTATGTATCCCGAACTGCGATAAAATTACACCCGGCATGATGATGGGTGCACTCCGCTGTAATATCCCTACCGTGTTTGTCAGCGGTGGACCGATGAAAGCCGGTCGCGACAGCAATGGTAAAGCTCTTTCCCTGACTTCCGTATTTGAAGGCGTAGGTGCTTACCAAGCAGGTAAAATCGATGATAAGAGCTTGCTTGAACTTGAACAGTTCGGTTGTCCAACTTGTGGATCATGCTCCGGTATGTTCACAGCAAACTCCATGAACTGTCTGGCTGAAGCGATGGGACTGGCGATGCCAGGTAACGGAACCATCCTGGCTGTTGCTCCTGAGCGTCGTGAGTTTGTTAAACAATCTGCCAAACAACTGATGGAGCTTATCAAAATGGATCTGAAACCACGTGATATCGTTACTGTAGAAGCGATCGATAACGCGTTTGCTCTGGATATGGCGATGGGTGGATCTACGAATACAGTACTGCACACGCTGGCACTGGCTCATGAAGCGGGCATCGAGTACCCAATCGAACGCATCAATGAGGTAGCTAACCGCGTTCCGCATCTTGCTAAACTTGCACCAGCTTCCGATCTTCACATCGAAGACGTTCACAATGCAGGCGGCGTAAGCGCAGTGCTTAACGAATTGCTCAAGAAACCAGGCGCGATTCATGGGGATTGTATTACGGTTACTGGTAAAACGATTCGCGAGAACGTTGAAGGAAAAGAAATCCAGGATACCAATGTCATTCACCACTTGGATAACCCGCATTCCGAAAAAGGCGGCCTGGCTGTATTGTTTGGTAACCTTGCACCACAAGGCGCTATCATCAAAGTTGGTGCGGTTGATGCTTCGGTTGGTGGATACCATAAAGGTCCTGCTATCTGCTTTGACTCCCAGGAGCAAGCGCTCGAAGGCATTGCTAACGGCAAAGTAAAAGAAGGACATGTTGTTGTTATCCGTTATGAAGGACCAAAAGGCGGACCAGGTATGCCTGAGATGTTAGCTCCTACTTCCCAGATCGTTGGTATGGGGCTTGGTGCCAAAGTTGGTCTGATCACCGATGGACGCTTCTCTGGGGCATCCCGCGGAATCAGTATCGGACATATCTCACCAGAAGCAGCTGAAGGTGGTCCAATCGCCTTTGTTGAAGAAGGAGACATCATCGAGCTGGATCTGAACAACCGTATCATCGAATTGCACATCAGTGACGAAGAGTTTGAACGTCGTCGCGCAGGTTGGAAAGGCTTTGAACCGAAAGTAAAAACCGGTTACCTGGCTCGTTATTCCAAACTGGTTACCAATGCAAGCAATGGTGGCGTACTGAGTATCTAA
- a CDS encoding polysaccharide deacetylase family protein yields the protein MTTILQSILLWLLYLSSFYAFIPSLISRLFGFRVFRRGRSDTQFALTFDDGPDPLYTPRLLDLLRQHQAKATFFVVGEHAASHPELIQRIHDEGHLIGIHNYIHKTNWLMRPRTVRDQIQRTGQIIHEVTGVKTCFYRPPWGIMNLFDFFSKKERKIVLWSSMFEDWRSRVGVQRLTERMLKELRGGEVMLLHDRGTTLGADAHAPEHMLQALEVVLQEAERLGLQSVRVDTLMGGVTVSESQNKNQPQTTLKLWKRIVVALWLGWEKLFHWVYHLRTASPEDPMLHFRSRVYHGARMEMSDGHVIQNGDPVIELHFDNQKLFELGVTSRSSMHLAIRMIRTMEQQLPDLAHMVALDPELRSAKAIYGVSMINRGPEKFGFTIQELPPGPFSAASKVYLKLLLSVIHPAGTKRLKQRTEQLVPKMIAMPLDILLERYGQHTTQVAATLEESRDESLLIEQEILPERN from the coding sequence ATGACAACGATACTTCAGAGTATTCTACTGTGGTTATTGTATCTTTCATCCTTTTACGCCTTTATTCCAAGTTTGATCAGCAGGCTTTTCGGTTTTCGTGTATTTAGACGTGGGAGAAGTGATACACAATTTGCATTAACGTTTGACGATGGGCCAGATCCGCTGTATACGCCGAGATTGCTCGATCTGCTTCGTCAGCATCAAGCAAAAGCAACATTTTTTGTCGTGGGAGAACATGCCGCGAGTCATCCTGAACTCATTCAGCGCATACATGACGAAGGCCACCTTATTGGCATTCATAATTATATTCACAAAACGAACTGGCTCATGCGGCCGCGTACGGTTCGTGACCAGATTCAGCGAACAGGTCAGATTATCCATGAAGTAACCGGGGTTAAAACTTGTTTTTATCGTCCACCATGGGGCATTATGAATCTGTTTGATTTTTTCAGCAAGAAAGAACGAAAGATTGTACTGTGGTCTTCCATGTTTGAAGACTGGAGAAGCCGAGTAGGTGTCCAGCGACTGACCGAACGGATGCTGAAGGAGTTAAGAGGCGGAGAGGTCATGCTGCTGCATGATCGAGGAACGACTCTTGGTGCTGATGCACACGCGCCGGAGCATATGCTTCAGGCGCTGGAGGTCGTATTGCAGGAAGCTGAAAGGCTGGGCCTGCAAAGCGTACGTGTCGACACATTGATGGGAGGTGTTACAGTGAGCGAATCTCAGAACAAGAATCAACCACAGACAACGTTGAAGTTATGGAAGCGGATCGTTGTTGCCTTATGGCTTGGCTGGGAGAAATTGTTCCATTGGGTATATCATCTGCGGACGGCTTCGCCAGAAGATCCCATGTTACACTTTCGATCTCGTGTATATCACGGAGCACGAATGGAGATGAGCGATGGCCATGTCATCCAAAACGGAGATCCGGTCATTGAATTGCATTTTGACAATCAGAAGTTGTTCGAACTTGGGGTGACTTCGCGTTCAAGTATGCATTTGGCTATTCGTATGATCCGCACGATGGAACAGCAACTGCCGGATTTGGCACATATGGTGGCGCTCGATCCTGAGTTACGCTCTGCCAAAGCCATATACGGTGTAAGTATGATAAACAGAGGTCCTGAAAAATTTGGATTTACCATACAAGAATTGCCCCCTGGACCGTTCAGCGCTGCATCCAAAGTATACCTTAAACTGCTCTTAAGTGTGATCCATCCGGCAGGAACCAAACGCTTGAAACAGCGTACAGAACAATTGGTACCCAAGATGATTGCCATGCCGCTGGATATATTGTTGGAACGTTACGGTCAACATACGACACAGGTGGCTGCAACGCTAGAAGAATCCAGAGATGAATCGTTGTTAATTGAACAAGAGATATTGCCAGAGCGGAACTAA
- a CDS encoding AI-2E family transporter — translation MLPLYKKYGRTVFDIALLVLTVYVIMYSFSQLYQIAAPVFLSFIVYWMIEPLAKFLHRKGLPKTLGAAISVLLFLAIIIAAFFGVGLIIISQISNLQDNFPVYIEMIQREFTNLVLFIQDKSDALPDGIMDKANDYFATLTGFLSKWVTSGAQFIVGFLSSFSSFITNFGIAIILAFFLSIEIESWRKFARAKTPKTLKLAIEFMRNHVFKTIRSYLKAQMIMMLITFVLIYAGLLILGTSNAFTIAVVCAVFDLVPLLGVPVVFIPWIIYLFIIGNSSLAIGLIVILAVTMLTRQLLEPKISGNSIGVSSAYLMLSFMLISLSIFGLAGVVLSPVLLILLKELLQQGYLQKWIHLPKDEFESSPLVMDPPVSTASTSSAESAMHTPVPAKDHEDPAK, via the coding sequence ATGCTACCGCTTTATAAAAAATACGGGCGAACTGTCTTTGATATCGCTTTACTCGTATTAACCGTGTACGTCATCATGTACAGTTTTAGCCAATTATATCAAATCGCTGCACCGGTTTTTCTCTCATTTATCGTGTACTGGATGATTGAGCCATTAGCCAAATTTCTACATCGCAAAGGACTGCCCAAGACGCTTGGAGCTGCCATATCCGTCCTGTTATTTCTCGCGATAATTATCGCGGCCTTTTTTGGTGTGGGCTTGATTATTATCTCACAGATATCCAATCTTCAAGATAATTTTCCTGTATACATTGAAATGATACAGCGTGAGTTTACCAATCTGGTGTTATTCATCCAGGACAAGTCAGACGCTCTCCCTGATGGAATTATGGATAAAGCGAATGATTATTTTGCAACACTGACCGGCTTTCTTTCCAAATGGGTAACGAGCGGAGCGCAATTCATTGTAGGTTTCCTCAGTTCATTCTCTTCATTTATTACGAACTTCGGAATTGCGATTATTCTGGCCTTCTTTCTCAGTATCGAGATTGAATCCTGGCGCAAGTTCGCCCGTGCGAAGACGCCTAAAACCTTGAAGTTAGCTATTGAATTCATGCGTAATCACGTGTTCAAGACGATCCGTTCGTATCTGAAGGCACAGATGATCATGATGCTCATTACGTTCGTATTGATTTATGCAGGTTTGTTGATTTTGGGAACCTCTAACGCCTTTACCATTGCAGTCGTCTGTGCAGTTTTTGATCTGGTACCATTGCTAGGGGTTCCTGTTGTATTCATTCCATGGATTATCTACTTGTTCATTATAGGCAATAGCAGCCTGGCCATCGGCCTGATTGTGATTCTGGCAGTGACGATGCTGACACGACAATTGTTGGAACCGAAGATATCGGGTAACTCGATTGGTGTATCTTCGGCGTACTTGATGCTTTCGTTCATGCTAATCTCCCTTTCGATCTTCGGCCTGGCTGGTGTAGTGTTATCTCCAGTGCTGCTGATCCTTTTGAAAGAACTATTACAACAAGGGTACCTGCAAAAGTGGATTCACCTGCCAAAAGATGAATTTGAATCTTCTCCATTGGTTATGGACCCGCCCGTTAGCACGGCCTCAACGAGTTCTGCCGAGTCCGCGATGCATACGCCTGTTCCTGCGAAGGATCACGAGGACCCAGCCAAATAG
- a CDS encoding penicillin-binding protein 2 — protein MRLGWVQIVQVNQTMPGFHRTVREMSVLQRERGVMLDPGRGQFTDYKGEALTGKLQWGLVLFPQAVPSGELHKQGALEGSEMTQLAAILHTDPDQLKKEWNRENAPHFWTAGATQPVHLTAAQVECLRNLHLQGAGIYPMMTRYLQGHTGMQWMGYLAEQPESSRALTGHQDEVKQPFAMKSGAAGLERTLEPLLRGIGPTLVSRMVSGSGEIIPEIQPHVIAPANGHYPLRVETTVDAKLQRGLEQLTEEAGLQEGAVVVLDAANADVRAMISSPFYQPQHVDPKQSAWGNRAVQGAVPGSIFKIVTAAAALEYHAVSHGEEFHCGGEYGKYGLSCWKEHGHGNLNLEQGFAESCNIVFAETARRLSMEQLENTADRLGLARPVGWEGKKMAGMPVLRHFDHEDHGRVRTEAVSSGDEGAKIQTAIGQRDVLVTPLQAANLIVTLLHDGKVSAPRLVKRIRYADGGIMLEMPLHDSPSAAGQIAPATAHKLLSWMNKVVREGTGKSLQRARWHVAGKSGTAQVQKHGEKRNHQWFIGYGPIEQPKYAVAVLVQNVSPDSHHQATALFRKVMDYLAGSS, from the coding sequence TTGCGATTGGGATGGGTCCAGATCGTTCAGGTGAATCAGACGATGCCTGGATTTCACCGAACGGTACGTGAAATGTCCGTATTGCAGCGTGAACGCGGGGTGATGTTAGATCCGGGCCGTGGACAATTTACGGATTACAAAGGTGAGGCATTGACAGGTAAGCTGCAATGGGGCTTGGTTCTTTTTCCACAGGCAGTGCCATCAGGTGAACTACACAAGCAAGGGGCACTAGAAGGATCAGAGATGACGCAGTTGGCAGCTATATTACATACCGATCCGGATCAATTGAAGAAGGAATGGAATCGGGAAAATGCACCTCATTTCTGGACAGCAGGTGCAACTCAGCCTGTTCATTTGACAGCTGCTCAGGTGGAGTGTCTGCGTAATCTGCACCTGCAAGGAGCGGGTATCTATCCAATGATGACAAGGTATCTTCAGGGGCATACGGGAATGCAGTGGATGGGTTATCTGGCTGAACAGCCTGAGTCCTCCAGAGCTCTAACTGGGCATCAGGATGAAGTAAAACAGCCATTTGCCATGAAATCAGGGGCAGCTGGACTGGAGAGGACACTTGAACCCCTGTTGAGGGGAATTGGTCCTACGCTTGTATCACGTATGGTCTCGGGTAGTGGGGAGATTATCCCTGAAATTCAGCCTCACGTTATTGCACCGGCCAATGGCCATTATCCTTTACGTGTAGAAACGACTGTGGATGCCAAGTTGCAGCGTGGATTGGAGCAGTTGACAGAAGAAGCTGGCTTACAAGAAGGGGCCGTTGTTGTGTTAGATGCGGCTAACGCAGATGTTCGCGCCATGATTTCAAGTCCATTCTATCAGCCACAACATGTGGACCCTAAACAATCGGCCTGGGGAAATCGTGCAGTACAGGGAGCCGTCCCGGGTTCCATTTTCAAAATTGTCACTGCGGCTGCTGCGTTGGAATACCATGCGGTTTCTCATGGAGAAGAATTTCATTGTGGTGGTGAGTATGGAAAGTATGGTTTGTCCTGCTGGAAAGAGCATGGGCATGGTAACCTGAATCTGGAACAAGGATTTGCGGAGTCTTGCAACATCGTATTCGCGGAAACGGCGCGCAGGCTTAGTATGGAGCAACTGGAGAACACGGCAGATCGTCTGGGACTGGCGCGACCTGTTGGTTGGGAGGGGAAAAAGATGGCAGGAATGCCCGTCTTGCGACACTTTGATCACGAAGATCACGGGCGTGTGCGAACAGAAGCTGTTTCTTCTGGTGATGAAGGTGCGAAAATACAGACAGCCATCGGTCAGCGAGATGTGCTGGTCACACCGCTGCAAGCCGCCAATCTGATTGTGACACTGTTACATGATGGAAAGGTTAGTGCCCCACGTCTCGTTAAGAGAATCCGATATGCGGATGGTGGCATCATGCTTGAGATGCCCTTGCATGATTCTCCTTCAGCCGCAGGGCAGATTGCTCCCGCAACTGCGCATAAACTGTTATCCTGGATGAATAAGGTAGTCCGTGAGGGAACAGGAAAATCCCTGCAGCGTGCGCGGTGGCATGTTGCAGGGAAATCAGGTACAGCTCAGGTACAGAAACATGGGGAGAAGCGTAATCATCAATGGTTCATCGGTTACGGACCGATAGAACAACCCAAGTACGCCGTAGCTGTGCTTGTTCAAAATGTCTCTCCAGACAGCCATCATCAGGCGACAGCTCTCTTCAGGAAGGTCATGGACTATTTGGCTGGGTCCTCGTGA
- a CDS encoding methyl-accepting chemotaxis protein produces MVQKKQKDSGEQVTKDEQVNPEQVQKVKKEKVGKSKITGNGKKLLKLDRSKLKLGWIKTDWVKKQFKNRDWKNLGGASFKQIRKANPVKSVGVKLFLIFFAGIMIFVVSLGLLSYSKAKGTIEKNASRANQETIDQTKQKMDIILERFVDTSTQIFFDPEMQSLLQKMSDKNLTAYDTFVNSSSINKQLSNVAFTNKSMEAIYLVPTDETKSVMGTGNNSSSMGGIRQEAWYTELIESGGYRWLPTEVKEDGSTPTFKIARSMKNLQGTTQSYVLVIELKLEVLEEQLKSLDLGPGAVLQLIAPDNKVVASSISDRTGQDTELAFVKELTEPAGSTNTKYLVDGKSTEMLAVYSTMDTSNWKLVGMIPTSVLVQDAKGILTLTLWMALVDAGIAVLIGVWMVRMIARPLGKLKDLMQEGAKGNLKVRTPYSSQDEIGQLSTAFNLMMEQITKLVEQTNRSAQEVLDTASELSSASKKTAVSASEIAVATEEIAGGAGSLATEAERGNELTDNISRQMQSVIAANEQMGDSARHVEKSSQTGTQHLNQLMTKTQKTEEMIGALVNKVDSLKESTSSVLKVLEVLQNITKQTNILSLNATIEAARAGAAGRGFMVVADEVRQLAAQSRQSIEMVGEITDKIMTEMNETVDALSEAYPLFKEQMDAVKDTNVIFASVQEQMGAFVERLGMVTGSIGELNQSQATLSEAMSNVSAVAEESSATSQEVASLSSEQQNISNQLVNLSGKLENVSTELKETLSRFTV; encoded by the coding sequence TTGGTTCAAAAGAAGCAGAAAGACAGTGGAGAGCAAGTGACAAAAGATGAGCAGGTTAATCCTGAGCAGGTTCAGAAAGTGAAGAAAGAAAAAGTAGGTAAAAGTAAAATTACAGGGAATGGGAAAAAATTACTTAAGCTTGACCGTAGTAAACTGAAGCTGGGCTGGATCAAGACCGATTGGGTAAAGAAACAATTCAAAAACCGGGATTGGAAAAACCTTGGGGGAGCTTCTTTTAAACAAATTAGGAAGGCAAATCCGGTAAAATCCGTAGGGGTTAAACTGTTCTTGATCTTTTTTGCGGGGATCATGATTTTTGTAGTGAGTTTGGGTCTATTATCCTATTCAAAAGCCAAGGGTACGATAGAGAAAAATGCTTCGCGTGCCAATCAGGAGACCATTGATCAGACCAAACAAAAAATGGACATTATTTTGGAGAGATTTGTGGATACATCCACACAGATTTTCTTTGATCCGGAAATGCAGTCCTTGCTGCAAAAGATGTCAGATAAGAATCTGACTGCGTATGATACATTTGTGAACTCAAGTTCAATCAACAAGCAACTGTCCAATGTTGCATTTACAAATAAATCTATGGAAGCGATTTATTTGGTGCCAACAGACGAAACAAAGTCCGTTATGGGTACGGGCAACAACAGTTCATCCATGGGCGGTATTCGTCAGGAAGCATGGTACACTGAGTTGATTGAGTCGGGCGGTTATCGCTGGCTCCCAACCGAGGTCAAGGAAGATGGCTCAACGCCAACGTTCAAAATTGCACGTTCCATGAAAAACTTACAGGGGACCACTCAGTCGTATGTTCTGGTTATTGAGCTGAAGCTGGAAGTTTTGGAGGAACAATTAAAATCGCTTGATCTGGGGCCAGGAGCTGTTCTTCAACTGATTGCTCCGGATAATAAAGTGGTTGCATCCTCCATTTCGGATCGTACGGGACAAGATACAGAGCTTGCATTTGTCAAAGAGTTGACCGAACCAGCAGGTAGCACGAATACGAAGTATCTTGTAGATGGCAAATCCACGGAAATGCTGGCTGTATACAGTACGATGGATACATCCAATTGGAAACTGGTTGGTATGATACCTACCTCTGTGTTGGTTCAGGATGCAAAAGGCATTCTGACACTGACCTTGTGGATGGCGCTGGTTGATGCGGGGATTGCAGTATTAATCGGGGTCTGGATGGTTCGTATGATTGCTCGTCCACTCGGCAAACTGAAAGATCTGATGCAGGAAGGTGCTAAAGGTAACCTTAAAGTTCGGACACCGTACAGCTCCCAAGATGAAATCGGTCAGCTCTCTACCGCCTTTAATCTGATGATGGAGCAGATCACGAAGCTGGTTGAACAAACGAATCGTTCTGCGCAGGAAGTATTGGATACGGCTTCTGAGCTGAGCAGTGCATCCAAGAAAACGGCTGTATCCGCTTCGGAGATTGCCGTAGCCACAGAAGAGATCGCAGGCGGTGCAGGCAGTTTGGCAACTGAAGCGGAACGTGGCAATGAATTAACGGACAATATCTCCCGTCAGATGCAGAGTGTAATTGCTGCTAATGAACAGATGGGTGATTCTGCTCGTCATGTAGAGAAGTCCAGTCAGACAGGAACACAACATCTGAATCAGTTGATGACCAAAACTCAGAAGACAGAAGAAATGATTGGTGCACTGGTGAATAAGGTTGATTCGTTGAAAGAGAGTACATCCTCTGTTCTTAAAGTGCTTGAAGTGCTGCAAAATATCACAAAACAGACGAATATTCTTTCCCTGAATGCAACCATTGAAGCAGCACGTGCTGGTGCAGCCGGACGCGGATTCATGGTGGTGGCTGATGAGGTGCGACAGCTTGCAGCTCAATCCAGACAATCCATTGAAATGGTTGGAGAGATCACAGATAAAATCATGACCGAAATGAACGAGACCGTGGATGCTTTGTCTGAAGCCTATCCGTTATTTAAGGAACAGATGGATGCGGTTAAAGATACCAACGTCATCTTTGCTTCCGTGCAGGAACAGATGGGTGCATTTGTGGAGCGTCTGGGTATGGTGACAGGTTCCATTGGAGAATTAAACCAATCTCAAGCTACGTTGTCTGAAGCCATGAGCAACGTTAGCGCTGTAGCTGAAGAATCTTCTGCAACGTCCCAAGAAGTAGCTTCCTTGAGTAGTGAACAGCAAAATATCAGTAATCAGCTGGTAAATCTGTCTGGTAAGCTGGAGAATGTGTCCACGGAACTGAAAGAAACGTTGTCACGCTTTACGGTGTAA